The following coding sequences are from one Capsicum annuum cultivar UCD-10X-F1 chromosome 3, UCD10Xv1.1, whole genome shotgun sequence window:
- the LOC107863510 gene encoding protein NETWORKED 4B has product MKNVIEQDEEFYCDSQLNEDICPASPTMQLSEDTAAFRHGSNLLTPKQELVHNEPADQALLSNSSASSCCSSSDISAKGGFDSLSLSPEFESESYSSSPNGHQKSALNGMQMTLQENYLEMGTELSIKDENAYGTNHDYLDCTSKLRENMEYEMVLNSIMDQEHKLCVSDQKIQFSEEIQRLKYELERNAAVVKLIVFLKVQLDSARSEVTMLKDDLEMDKRTIQELQKQVALLESQISKSNYKIETLESELEMTREKLEASDEEVARLKHDCSKVITENTCYLADQLELTQEELILLQGKLDSEERHASELQELVMRYKADISERDQEISRISAVLEETQQNFRMHKEQFQSQMISLSEQQALLEARTDQLEMQNRSLKRMARLYEAQTIEMKTLHEVQEIKWKAESECLKMEIDKKSEEVQALNKDLDRLKLDYDALMADKDELHAKVQTLGAELMSRNIQIQEMENHLNQRIAGSESAQKSIEELRLRVEELQNEVERQTLVISDRAEEKREAIRQLCFSLEHYRNGYQELLQHCVQRRRHAIIAT; this is encoded by the coding sequence ATGAAGAATGTGATTGAACAAGATGAAGAATTTTACTGtgactcccaactgaatgaaGATATCTGTCCAGCTTCCCCCACAATGCAGCTTTCGGAAGATACTGCTGCATTTCGGCATGGTTCAAACCTGCTTACTCCAAAACAGGAACTTGTTCATAATGAACCTGCAGATCAGGCTCTTCTTTCGAACTCATCTGCAAGCTCTTGCTGTAGTTCCTCTGATATATCAGCCAAGGGAGGTTTTGATTCTTTATCATTATCACCAGAATTTGAGTCAGAGTCTTACAGCTCATCTCCTAATGGGCACCAAAAATCAGCCTTAAATGGAATGCAAATGACCTTGCAAGAAAACTATTTGGAGATGGGGACTGAACTGTCAATCAAGGATGAAAATGCCTATGGTACCAACCATGATTATTTGGATTGTACGTCAAAGCTTAGAGAAAATATGGAATATGAAATGGTGCTGAATAGTATCATGGATCAGGAACATAAACTCTGCGTTTCTGACCAAAAAATTCAGTTCTCAGAAGAAATACAGCGATTGAAGTATGAACTTGAGAGAAATGCAGCAGTTGTCAAGCTTATAGTTTTCCTGAAAGTGCAGCTTGATTCAGCTAGAAGTGAGGTAACAATGCTAAAGGATGATCTTGAAATGGACAAAAGAACGATCCAGGAACTGCAAAAGCAAGTAGCTCTGCTAGAAAGTCAGATATCAAAATCTAATTACAAGATTGAGACATTGGAAAGTGAGTTAGAAATGACTAGAGAAAAGCTTGAGGCGTCGGATGAAGAAGTTGCCAGGTTAAAGCATGATTGTTCAAAAGTGATTACTGAGAACACTTGCTATTTGGCTGATCAGCTTGAATTAACTCAGGAAGAGTTAATCTTGCTACAGGGCAAGCTTGATTCTGAGGAAAGACATGCCTCAGAGCTACAGGAGCTCGTTATGAGGTACAAAGCTGACATATCAGAACGCGACCAAGAGATCAGTAGAATCAGCGCTGTACTAGAGGAGACCCAACAAAACTTTCGCATGCATAAAGAGCAGTTCCAGTCTCAAATGATTAGTTTGTCAGAACAGCAGGCCCTGCTAGAGGCAAGGACCGATCAGTTGGAGATGCAAAACAGATCATTAAAACGTATGGCACGACTATATGAAGCTCAGACGATTGAAATGAAAACTTTGCATGAGGTTCAAGAAATCAAATGGAAGGCTGAAAGTGAATGCTTGAAAATGGAGATAGATAAGAAAAGTGAAGAAGTCCAAGCTTTGAATAAAGACCTTGACAGGCTTAAACTGGATTATGACGCACTAATGGCGGATAAAGATGAGCTTCACGCTAAGGTACAGACACTTGGTGCAGAACTGATGTCCCGGAACATCCAAATCCAAGAAATGGAGAATCATCTGAACCAGCGGATTGCAGGATCTGAAAGTGCTCAGAAATCAATAGAAGAATTAAGACTAAGAGTGGAGGAGTTGCAGAATGAAGTGGAGAGACAAACATTGGTTATCTCAGATAGAGCTGAGGAGAAAAGGGAGGCTATACGGCAACTATGTTTCTCACTGGAGCATTACAGAAATGGATATCAAGAACTCCTCCAGCATTGTGTGCAGCGCAGAAGACATGCAATTATTGCTACCTAG